A single region of the Gracilibacillus caseinilyticus genome encodes:
- a CDS encoding MFS transporter, which yields MTSINQDYQGQKQMLTIATIAFFISVMVWFNMAPFQSSIQDQLSLTKDEIGALMIVNLALSIPGRIIFGRLVDRYGPKKVFSIFLIIMSMPCFLFAIGTSYIQLLISRLILGTIGASFVIGIRMVSEWYPNHQSGLAQGIYAGWGNFGSSFAALTLPSLALFFGGDNGWRYAIFITGLLALIYGLFFHFKAKDTPEWKTFHYTNTANPIKATSSTDLVFLMLLNFPVYGGFAILIWTLENTSVLPSNLAKILYGGIAVFYIFNMRKRWKENQVYLQKKIPSKEKFSMKNVAILSLGYFSTFGSELAIISMLPMFFQETFAITTVFAAAIASSFAFTNLIARPAGGWLSDRFGRKKVTLLLLAVLTCLYLLMTLINSSWPIFLALMITVCCSFVSQAASGAIFSMVSHVKQNQTGQIAGMVGAYGNIGSLCFLAVLNLFFPSMFFIVISFVLLVCFCSTTQLHLQSKPASIKKSINAKAL from the coding sequence ATGACTAGTATAAATCAGGATTATCAAGGTCAGAAACAGATGCTGACAATTGCTACAATAGCCTTTTTTATCAGTGTTATGGTTTGGTTCAATATGGCACCTTTCCAGTCTTCGATTCAAGATCAACTTTCGCTTACAAAAGATGAAATAGGTGCATTGATGATTGTTAACCTGGCATTAAGTATCCCAGGAAGAATCATTTTTGGACGATTAGTTGATCGATATGGGCCAAAGAAAGTATTTTCTATATTCTTAATCATAATGAGTATGCCCTGCTTTCTATTTGCGATCGGTACATCTTATATTCAGCTGCTTATCTCCAGATTGATCTTAGGTACTATTGGTGCCAGCTTTGTGATCGGAATCAGAATGGTATCTGAATGGTATCCAAATCATCAATCCGGTCTGGCGCAAGGTATCTATGCAGGGTGGGGGAATTTTGGTTCTTCTTTTGCAGCACTTACTCTCCCCTCTCTTGCTTTGTTTTTCGGAGGAGATAACGGCTGGCGCTATGCAATATTTATCACTGGTCTTCTTGCGTTAATCTATGGCTTGTTTTTCCATTTCAAAGCTAAAGATACACCTGAATGGAAAACATTTCATTATACGAATACAGCCAATCCTATAAAAGCAACCAGTTCGACTGACCTTGTTTTCCTCATGTTGTTAAACTTTCCTGTATATGGCGGGTTTGCTATTTTAATCTGGACACTGGAAAATACATCGGTATTACCATCAAATCTGGCCAAAATACTATACGGAGGCATTGCCGTATTTTATATCTTCAACATGCGAAAAAGATGGAAAGAGAACCAAGTATATTTACAAAAAAAGATACCCTCTAAAGAGAAGTTTTCCATGAAGAATGTTGCTATATTAAGCTTAGGTTATTTCTCAACATTCGGCTCCGAATTAGCGATTATTTCAATGCTGCCAATGTTTTTCCAGGAAACATTTGCGATCACCACAGTCTTTGCAGCAGCGATTGCCTCCAGCTTTGCTTTTACTAACCTTATTGCTCGTCCTGCTGGTGGCTGGCTGAGTGATCGATTCGGACGGAAAAAAGTAACATTGCTGCTATTAGCTGTACTTACCTGTCTCTATCTATTAATGACGTTAATTAATAGCAGTTGGCCAATATTCTTAGCATTAATGATTACAGTTTGTTGCTCGTTTGTAAGTCAAGCTGCTTCTGGGGCCATATTCTCGATGGTCTCTCATGTCAAACAAAATCAAACCGGTCAAATTGCTGGTATGGTTGGTGCATACGGAAATATTGGGTCACTATGCTTTTTAGCAGTACTCAATTTGTTTTTTCCATCCATGTTTTTTATAGTTATATCATTTGTGTTACTAGTCTGTTTTTGTTCTACAACACAATTACATTTGCAAAGCAAACCAGCCTCAATCAAAAAATCGATTAACGCAAAAGCGCTTTAA
- a CDS encoding NarK family nitrate/nitrite MFS transporter has translation MKTGYQGNIKTLGFTTLAFFITFVVWFNMAPFMSTLKQQFGLTNDEVALLTVANVTLTIPARYLIGMFVDRFGPKRVFSSLLIILSIPCFAFALSTSFTQLMISRIFLALIGAGFVIGIRLVSEWFSTKSVGFAEGIYGGWGNFGSAAASMTLPALALLFGGEDGWRYAIALTGIISLVYGFLFMKIVEDTPEGITYRKPKKSGALEVTSYRDLTGLMFMSIPLFGILIFQSYRLWNLDFISLQVMIVIIVALVALFFYNLSKIWSVNKEHLEQGVPEKEKYSFKQVAILNFAYFCTFGSELAVVSMLPLFFEETFSLGVAQAGLIAGSFAFMNLMSRPSGGWFSDKFGRKKSLMIFIGGLAVGYMGMALIGSGWPIWVAVVVTMGCSFFVQAGEGAVFAMVPTIKKSVTGQISGMVGAYGNIGSVVFLTIFSMVSPSLFFILIGLSAVICFICMFFLEEPAKETTTETLKQPKAKAGNVATF, from the coding sequence GTGAAAACAGGATATCAAGGAAACATTAAAACACTTGGCTTTACTACACTCGCATTCTTTATTACTTTTGTCGTCTGGTTTAATATGGCTCCATTTATGTCTACATTAAAGCAACAATTTGGTTTAACGAATGACGAGGTGGCATTGCTGACTGTAGCTAACGTCACCCTAACTATTCCCGCACGTTACTTAATTGGAATGTTCGTTGATCGTTTTGGTCCTAAAAGAGTATTTTCAAGTTTACTAATAATTTTAAGTATTCCCTGTTTTGCCTTTGCCCTTTCTACTAGCTTTACACAATTGATGATTTCTCGAATATTTTTAGCACTGATTGGTGCAGGTTTTGTCATTGGAATTCGTCTGGTATCAGAATGGTTTTCAACAAAAAGTGTCGGATTTGCAGAAGGTATTTATGGAGGCTGGGGTAACTTCGGTTCTGCCGCAGCATCGATGACATTGCCAGCACTCGCATTGTTATTTGGTGGAGAAGATGGCTGGAGATATGCGATCGCTCTTACTGGTATTATCAGCTTAGTCTACGGCTTTCTGTTCATGAAAATTGTCGAAGATACACCTGAAGGGATCACGTATCGCAAACCGAAAAAGAGCGGCGCGCTAGAAGTAACCAGTTATCGTGATTTAACAGGTCTTATGTTCATGAGTATTCCCCTTTTCGGTATCTTAATTTTTCAAAGCTATCGTTTATGGAATTTAGATTTTATCAGTTTACAAGTGATGATAGTTATTATCGTGGCATTAGTCGCCTTGTTCTTTTATAATTTATCAAAGATTTGGAGTGTGAATAAAGAGCATCTGGAACAAGGAGTACCTGAGAAAGAAAAGTATTCCTTCAAACAGGTAGCAATCCTTAATTTTGCTTATTTCTGTACGTTTGGCTCGGAGCTAGCTGTTGTATCGATGTTACCATTATTTTTCGAAGAAACCTTTTCATTGGGCGTTGCACAGGCTGGTCTAATAGCAGGGAGCTTTGCATTCATGAACCTGATGTCACGTCCAAGTGGAGGCTGGTTTAGTGACAAATTCGGCCGTAAAAAATCATTGATGATCTTTATCGGTGGTTTAGCTGTAGGTTATATGGGCATGGCGCTGATCGGTTCCGGTTGGCCAATTTGGGTGGCTGTAGTCGTAACAATGGGATGTTCTTTCTTTGTGCAGGCCGGCGAAGGTGCTGTGTTTGCTATGGTACCGACGATTAAAAAGTCGGTAACTGGTCAAATATCTGGTATGGTTGGTGCATACGGAAATATTGGCTCAGTTGTATTCTTAACCATTTTCAGCATGGTAAGCCCAAGTCTATTCTTTATTCTAATCGGCTTGTCCGCTGTCATTTGCTTTATCTGTATGTTCTTCCTTGAAGAGCCGGCGAAAGAAACAACGACCGAAACCTTAAAACAGCCGAAAGCAAAAGCAGGAAACGTAGCAACGTTTTAA
- a CDS encoding ABC transporter ATP-binding protein, which yields MYAVELKHVDKSYDKKQLVVNDVSVTIEPGEFFVLVGPSGCGKSTLLRMIAGLEELSAGSLLIDGKRADHLPPSKRELSMVFQNYALYPHMTVADNITFGLDVKKIRKKERKEKCDEIAAMLGLTDFLKRKPRHLSGGQRQRVALARAIITNSPICLMDEPLSNLDAKLRAYMRAEIRELQRKLGMTLIYVTHDQIEAMTMGDRIMVLNEGTIQQIGRPIDVYNTPANPFVAKFIGSPPMNITNGILDSSTSRIHINDQSHLPFDSKQILNSTSNKVIVGIRPEQLTRYDETETNSVPITVTIDHYEILGTETLLKFNWNNETWYAKWYGQWDVQIGQSLTLALDCQSVCIYDSITGRLIKKPETVQHQDVSEEIV from the coding sequence ATGTACGCTGTCGAACTAAAACATGTGGACAAGAGCTATGACAAAAAACAGCTAGTCGTTAATGATGTAAGTGTCACCATCGAACCTGGTGAATTCTTTGTGCTAGTCGGGCCTTCAGGCTGTGGGAAAAGTACGCTATTACGTATGATAGCAGGACTAGAAGAATTAAGTGCAGGCTCCCTTCTTATTGATGGAAAACGTGCTGATCATTTACCGCCCAGCAAAAGAGAACTGTCCATGGTATTTCAAAATTATGCCTTGTATCCGCACATGACAGTAGCTGATAATATCACATTCGGTCTGGATGTGAAAAAAATACGAAAAAAAGAACGTAAAGAAAAATGTGATGAAATAGCAGCAATGTTAGGCTTAACCGATTTTCTTAAAAGGAAACCAAGACATTTATCCGGTGGTCAACGGCAGCGCGTTGCACTAGCTAGAGCAATCATTACGAACTCCCCCATTTGTCTGATGGACGAGCCTTTGTCCAATCTGGATGCAAAATTAAGAGCCTATATGCGAGCGGAGATCAGAGAACTACAAAGAAAACTAGGAATGACATTAATTTATGTCACTCATGATCAAATAGAAGCAATGACAATGGGCGATCGCATTATGGTATTAAATGAAGGAACGATACAACAAATTGGAAGACCTATTGACGTGTATAACACACCAGCAAATCCTTTTGTTGCAAAATTCATCGGTTCTCCCCCGATGAATATAACGAATGGCATCTTAGATTCTTCTACCTCACGCATCCACATCAATGATCAATCACATTTACCCTTTGATTCTAAACAGATACTAAACTCGACTTCTAATAAAGTTATCGTAGGAATTAGACCTGAACAGTTAACACGATATGACGAAACAGAGACAAATAGCGTGCCAATTACCGTTACGATTGATCATTACGAAATTCTCGGCACTGAAACATTACTTAAGTTTAACTGGAACAATGAAACTTGGTATGCCAAATGGTACGGACAGTGGGACGTTCAAATCGGTCAGTCTTTGACATTAGCACTTGACTGTCAATCTGTTTGTATTTATGACAGTATAACTGGTCGACTGATTAAAAAACCTGAGACTGTCCAGCATCAGGATGTAAGTGAGGAGATTGTATGA
- a CDS encoding carbohydrate ABC transporter permease, producing the protein MKQSAEIQVATVPQAVTKKRLVYWRSAIWYLLPSIILFSLFLFYPLAKTFYLSFFLTDRQGLANVFVGLENYQYILQAESFHKSIIATLLFVFYTVPTGVLISLFLALLTNEKLKGIGFFRTIFASTMGISVAASAVVWLFIFHPSMGILNQLITAVGGQSVEWLLNPDWALVSVSVTTIWMNIGFSFLILLGGLQNIDNHLYESARIAGAGYFYQLRRITIPMLSPTLFFVVTVSLINAFQTFGQVDILTQGGPSESTNLIVYSIYREAFVNYQFGTASAQSIFLFLCILIVTILQFTFGERKVHYQ; encoded by the coding sequence ATGAAGCAATCAGCAGAAATACAAGTTGCCACTGTCCCACAAGCAGTAACGAAAAAAAGATTGGTATACTGGCGAAGCGCTATTTGGTATTTGTTACCTTCCATTATTTTATTTAGTCTGTTCTTATTTTATCCATTGGCTAAAACATTCTATTTGAGTTTCTTCCTGACCGATCGGCAAGGTCTCGCCAATGTATTTGTTGGACTTGAAAATTATCAATACATATTACAAGCTGAAAGCTTTCACAAAAGTATAATAGCCACTTTATTATTCGTGTTTTATACAGTCCCGACAGGTGTATTGATCTCTTTGTTCCTAGCATTACTAACGAACGAAAAGTTAAAAGGCATCGGATTCTTTCGGACCATTTTCGCATCTACGATGGGAATATCTGTTGCTGCATCGGCTGTTGTATGGCTATTTATTTTTCACCCAAGTATGGGGATCCTTAATCAACTTATCACAGCAGTTGGTGGACAATCGGTGGAATGGTTATTAAACCCTGACTGGGCACTTGTTTCTGTTTCCGTCACCACGATCTGGATGAATATCGGTTTCTCTTTTTTAATATTACTAGGTGGTTTGCAAAATATTGATAATCACTTATATGAAAGCGCAAGGATTGCTGGTGCTGGCTACTTCTATCAGCTGCGCAGAATTACGATTCCGATGCTGTCGCCTACCCTGTTTTTCGTTGTTACGGTGTCATTAATTAATGCCTTTCAAACATTTGGCCAGGTTGACATTTTGACTCAGGGCGGCCCATCAGAATCTACCAATCTGATCGTCTATTCGATTTATCGAGAAGCTTTTGTCAATTACCAATTCGGAACAGCAAGTGCTCAGTCTATCTTTCTTTTCTTATGTATCCTGATTGTTACGATTTTACAATTTACATTTGGAGAAAGGAAGGTTCATTACCAATGA
- a CDS encoding carbohydrate ABC transporter permease, with translation MSRLQVTVTYLLLLLSSILIFFPILYAFFISFMSGAELLQGSIWPQSFHFENYQKAFDHLPLAHYLWNSFFVSTVVMLGQLVVSALAAFAFVFIPFKGRSFVFFLFISTMMIPWEATMIPNFLTIQHFDWINRYEGLTIPFFAIAFGTFLLRQHFLTIPTELKEASDIAGLRSFTFFCKVVVPYCRTSFVTLGTYGFLTTWNMYLWPLLVTNNDEVRTVQIGLKQLQTQEMATDWGVVMAGVMIVIIPTLILLFLGQKQLQKGLAQGALK, from the coding sequence ATGAGTCGTCTACAAGTAACCGTCACCTATTTACTCTTATTACTATCAAGCATTCTGATCTTTTTTCCAATTCTTTATGCTTTCTTTATCAGTTTTATGTCCGGTGCTGAACTTTTGCAAGGTAGTATTTGGCCACAATCCTTTCATTTTGAAAATTACCAAAAAGCCTTCGACCATTTACCATTAGCACATTATTTATGGAACAGCTTCTTTGTTTCAACCGTTGTGATGCTTGGTCAGCTTGTGGTAAGTGCTTTGGCGGCTTTCGCCTTTGTCTTTATTCCTTTCAAAGGAAGATCTTTTGTGTTCTTTCTATTTATTTCGACGATGATGATTCCATGGGAAGCAACAATGATACCAAATTTTCTAACCATCCAGCATTTTGACTGGATCAATCGCTATGAAGGGTTAACTATACCTTTTTTTGCAATTGCATTCGGTACCTTTCTTCTTAGACAACACTTTCTTACTATTCCAACAGAATTAAAAGAAGCCAGTGATATTGCCGGACTGCGATCATTTACATTTTTCTGTAAAGTCGTCGTTCCTTACTGTCGCACTTCTTTTGTTACGTTGGGCACTTATGGTTTTCTTACCACCTGGAACATGTACTTGTGGCCGTTACTCGTAACCAATAATGATGAAGTAAGAACGGTACAGATTGGCTTAAAGCAACTGCAAACACAGGAAATGGCGACAGATTGGGGGGTGGTGATGGCTGGTGTAATGATTGTAATAATTCCGACACTAATTTTGTTGTTTTTAGGACAGAAACAATTGCAAAAAGGCCTCGCTCAAGGAGCTCTAAAATAA
- a CDS encoding ABC transporter substrate-binding protein, which produces MKKNLLFLLMMLILIFVTACSNQANGKEPTDKSAEGQTSDNANAETDETAEVPEEKVEAVFWHAMSGGGQESIEAIVDNFNNSQDKYTIIPEFQGSYEEALTKFRSVGGTEDAPAIIQTFEVGTKYMIDSGFIEPVQSFIDEENYDIKQLEENILNYYTVDDQLYSMPFNSSTPVMLYNKDAFKEAGVDPENPPQTFAEIKEAAEDLTVKDGENTERYGFSILNYGWFIEELIATQGGLFVNNDNGRAESATEAVFNGQEGQRVFQLIDEMNQAGTYGNFGSNWDDIRAAFQTGKTAMYLDSSAGVSATVENAPFDVGVAYIPYSEEAERNGVIIGGASLWMTNSIDKEKQKAAWEFMKFLQTPESQAKWHLDTGYFAINPAAYEEEIVQEKWAEFPQLKVTVDQLQETKPSVATQGALSSVFPEARQQVVTAMENVLQGTDPKEALDKAAEETNRVIEQANRANQ; this is translated from the coding sequence ATGAAAAAAAATCTATTATTCTTACTTATGATGCTCATACTTATTTTTGTAACTGCCTGTTCCAATCAAGCCAACGGAAAAGAACCAACAGATAAATCTGCAGAGGGGCAAACCTCGGATAATGCCAATGCTGAAACAGATGAAACTGCTGAGGTACCAGAAGAAAAAGTTGAAGCGGTTTTTTGGCATGCCATGTCTGGTGGCGGTCAGGAATCAATTGAAGCAATTGTAGACAATTTTAATAATTCACAGGATAAATATACGATTATTCCTGAGTTTCAAGGATCGTATGAGGAGGCTCTAACGAAATTCAGAAGCGTTGGTGGAACAGAAGATGCACCTGCGATTATTCAAACTTTTGAAGTAGGGACAAAATATATGATAGACAGTGGCTTCATTGAACCTGTACAATCCTTTATCGATGAAGAAAACTATGATATTAAACAGTTAGAAGAGAATATTTTAAATTACTATACGGTGGATGATCAATTATATTCGATGCCCTTTAACTCTTCCACCCCAGTCATGCTTTATAATAAAGATGCGTTTAAAGAAGCAGGGGTAGACCCTGAAAATCCACCGCAAACATTTGCAGAAATAAAAGAGGCTGCAGAAGACTTGACAGTGAAAGATGGTGAAAATACGGAGCGATATGGTTTCTCCATTCTCAATTATGGATGGTTTATCGAAGAGCTTATTGCCACACAAGGCGGACTGTTTGTAAACAATGATAATGGTCGAGCAGAATCCGCAACAGAAGCTGTATTTAATGGTCAAGAAGGACAGCGAGTCTTTCAATTAATTGATGAAATGAACCAAGCAGGCACTTACGGAAATTTTGGTTCTAATTGGGATGATATTCGGGCAGCTTTCCAAACAGGGAAAACAGCGATGTATTTGGATTCCTCTGCGGGCGTATCAGCCACTGTAGAGAATGCGCCATTTGATGTGGGAGTAGCATATATTCCTTACTCAGAAGAAGCAGAACGTAATGGCGTTATCATCGGTGGTGCCTCTCTTTGGATGACAAACAGTATCGATAAGGAAAAACAAAAAGCAGCATGGGAATTCATGAAATTCTTGCAAACTCCTGAGAGTCAGGCAAAATGGCATTTAGACACAGGTTACTTTGCCATTAATCCGGCTGCATATGAAGAAGAAATAGTTCAAGAAAAGTGGGCAGAATTTCCGCAGCTAAAAGTAACCGTAGACCAATTGCAAGAAACTAAGCCATCCGTTGCCACGCAAGGTGCGTTAAGTTCGGTCTTTCCAGAGGCGAGACAACAAGTAGTGACAGCTATGGAAAATGTATTACAAGGAACAGATCCGAAAGAAGCGTTAGATAAAGCGGCAGAAGAAACAAATCGCGTAATCGAACAAGCAAACCGCGCCAATCAGTAA
- a CDS encoding aldo/keto reductase encodes MKKVQIGATDLQVNPVGLGTNAVGGHNLYPNLNEETGKELIRTAINQGMDFLDTAFIYGLGRSEELIGEVLQETGKRNEMIVATKGSHRYEGDDIANDNSPAFLQQTVDDSLKRLKTDYIDLFYIHFPDEDTPKYEAVGALQELKEQGKIRSIGVSNFSRDQLQEANQDGYVDVYQGEYNLINRKAEEDLFPYVQEKSISFVPYFPLAAGLLAGKYTKDTRFNDLRQNMDQFKGKRFERELERVDQLKGIANNKGVEVAHLVLAWYLNHPAIDTIIPGAKKPDQVKANLNTLDVALTDKEYNAIDQIYR; translated from the coding sequence ATGAAAAAAGTACAAATTGGTGCAACAGATTTACAAGTGAATCCTGTAGGACTCGGTACAAATGCTGTTGGCGGTCACAATCTTTATCCAAACTTGAATGAAGAAACGGGAAAAGAATTAATTAGAACGGCAATAAATCAAGGAATGGACTTTCTTGATACAGCCTTTATTTATGGATTAGGAAGATCGGAAGAATTAATTGGCGAAGTATTACAAGAGACAGGAAAAAGAAATGAGATGATCGTTGCGACAAAAGGCAGTCATCGTTACGAAGGAGACGATATTGCTAACGATAATTCACCTGCCTTCTTACAGCAAACGGTAGATGATAGCTTGAAGCGGTTAAAAACAGATTATATTGATCTGTTTTATATCCATTTTCCTGATGAAGACACGCCTAAATATGAAGCGGTAGGTGCGTTGCAGGAGCTGAAGGAACAAGGGAAGATCCGATCAATTGGAGTTTCTAATTTTTCCCGAGATCAACTGCAAGAAGCCAATCAAGATGGCTATGTCGATGTTTATCAAGGTGAATATAATTTAATTAATCGAAAAGCAGAAGAAGACTTATTCCCATATGTTCAGGAAAAATCCATTTCATTTGTTCCTTACTTTCCACTTGCAGCTGGCTTGTTAGCAGGTAAATATACTAAAGATACACGCTTTAATGATCTTAGACAAAATATGGATCAGTTTAAAGGGAAACGATTTGAAAGGGAATTAGAACGAGTGGATCAACTGAAAGGAATAGCCAACAATAAAGGGGTAGAGGTAGCGCACCTTGTACTGGCATGGTATTTAAACCATCCAGCAATCGACACGATCATCCCTGGTGCTAAAAAACCCGATCAAGTAAAAGCGAATCTCAACACATTAGATGTCGCATTAACGGACAAAGAATATAATGCGATTGATCAGATATACCGGTAA
- a CDS encoding 2-hydroxyacid dehydrogenase: protein MKKRVLVTEPIPDSVKQYLEEHVELDCWNNNEQMPREQLLKEIGNYHGLITAKDAIDDELLEQATQLEVVSNISVGYDNFDVDALQRHQIIATHTPYVLDETVADLIFGLILSSARRIPELDQYVKQGQWDQSVGQPLFGQNVHHKKLGIIGMGRIGEKVARRAKLGFQMDVSYYNRSRKKDVEDEWQIEYQSMDELLKSSDFILLMTPLTDETYHLIDKAAFSKMKSTSHFINAARGAVVDEQALIEALENNEIAGAGLDVFEQEPIDSANPLLKMKQVVTLPHIGSATSETREEMKFFAAKNMLQALHGETAEAIIKELNQS, encoded by the coding sequence ATGAAGAAGAGAGTGTTAGTCACAGAGCCGATACCTGATAGTGTCAAACAATATTTAGAAGAGCACGTAGAACTTGATTGTTGGAATAATAATGAACAGATGCCAAGAGAGCAGCTGTTGAAGGAAATTGGAAACTATCATGGGTTAATTACAGCCAAAGATGCAATAGACGATGAATTGCTAGAACAGGCAACGCAACTGGAAGTGGTCAGTAATATTTCCGTCGGTTACGACAATTTTGATGTAGACGCGTTACAACGTCATCAAATTATCGCAACACATACTCCTTATGTATTAGACGAAACAGTAGCAGATTTAATATTTGGATTAATTTTAAGCAGTGCCCGACGAATACCAGAATTAGACCAATATGTTAAACAAGGACAATGGGATCAATCTGTTGGACAACCATTGTTTGGCCAGAATGTTCACCACAAAAAATTAGGTATTATCGGAATGGGGCGAATAGGAGAAAAGGTTGCGAGAAGAGCAAAGCTGGGCTTCCAGATGGATGTCAGTTACTATAATCGTTCCCGTAAAAAAGATGTTGAAGACGAATGGCAAATCGAATATCAATCGATGGACGAATTGCTGAAAAGTTCTGATTTTATCTTGCTTATGACACCATTAACAGATGAGACATATCACTTAATCGATAAAGCAGCATTTAGCAAAATGAAGAGCACTAGTCACTTTATTAATGCAGCAAGAGGGGCTGTCGTGGATGAACAAGCATTAATTGAAGCGTTAGAGAATAATGAAATTGCAGGAGCAGGTTTAGATGTATTTGAACAAGAGCCCATTGATTCAGCCAATCCATTGTTAAAGATGAAACAAGTAGTTACTTTACCTCATATCGGTTCTGCAACGTCCGAAACACGCGAGGAAATGAAATTTTTTGCTGCCAAAAATATGCTCCAAGCATTACACGGTGAAACAGCAGAAGCTATTATTAAAGAACTAAACCAATCATAA
- a CDS encoding pyruvate, water dikinase regulatory protein yields MTNNHSVVYICSDAVGETAEAVVRATIRQFTQNKVDMKRYSHIQTEEEIEAIIQEVREKKSFIAYTLVQPELRAKMQQEAIRYDIRAVDVMGPMMQAYIDTFNDNPKPEPGQRQVLDEEYFKRIEAVEFAVKYDDGKDVKGLLSADVVLIGVSRTSKTPLSIFLAHKGIKTANLPILPDMESPEELFKPSDRMIIGLTIDPGHLLKIRTERLKTLGLPAQSKYASMDQIKRELKTANALMERLGCPVINVSDKSIEETAGVIIELRSEQQ; encoded by the coding sequence ATGACAAATAACCATTCTGTTGTTTATATATGTTCGGATGCAGTAGGAGAGACCGCTGAAGCAGTGGTCAGAGCAACGATCAGACAATTCACACAAAATAAGGTGGATATGAAAAGGTACAGTCATATACAGACAGAAGAAGAAATTGAAGCGATTATCCAGGAAGTGCGCGAGAAGAAAAGCTTCATAGCGTATACGCTTGTTCAGCCAGAATTGCGAGCAAAAATGCAGCAGGAGGCAATTCGTTACGATATCCGTGCGGTTGATGTGATGGGCCCGATGATGCAGGCATATATTGATACGTTCAATGATAATCCAAAGCCGGAGCCGGGCCAGCGCCAAGTTTTGGATGAAGAATATTTTAAGCGGATTGAAGCAGTCGAGTTCGCTGTGAAATACGATGATGGCAAGGATGTAAAGGGACTTCTATCTGCTGATGTGGTATTGATTGGTGTTTCAAGAACCTCGAAAACACCTCTTAGCATTTTTCTGGCACATAAAGGAATCAAAACAGCAAATCTTCCGATATTACCTGACATGGAATCGCCAGAGGAATTATTCAAACCATCTGATAGAATGATCATTGGTTTAACCATCGATCCAGGACATTTGTTGAAAATCAGAACGGAACGATTAAAAACATTAGGCTTACCAGCACAATCGAAATACGCATCAATGGATCAAATAAAACGAGAATTGAAAACAGCCAATGCATTAATGGAACGACTCGGATGTCCGGTCATTAATGTGTCGGATAAATCAATCGAAGAAACAGCAGGAGTTATTATCGAACTCAGATCGGAACAGCAATAA
- a CDS encoding helix-turn-helix transcriptional regulator, whose amino-acid sequence MMIDFTKRQKEIMNILSKHEPITAEQIAEMLGVSKGTLRSDLAVLVMTGQIEAKPKVGYYLSKNMQKQKQQDIWNQTFVKDIQGVAITVKGTTTVNDAVISLFLEDVGTLMVVNDQNELEGIVSRKDLLKVTLGNAQAASMPVQLVMTKQPKVYTIEPEKTAFEAAQMMVYYEVDSLPVVKSAENSQALKVIGRITKTNIVKALIEMGSEA is encoded by the coding sequence ATGATGATCGATTTTACTAAAAGGCAAAAAGAAATAATGAATATTTTATCGAAACATGAACCGATCACAGCAGAGCAAATTGCAGAAATGCTTGGTGTCAGCAAAGGTACACTTCGTTCTGATTTGGCCGTATTAGTGATGACGGGACAAATCGAAGCAAAACCAAAGGTAGGCTATTATTTATCCAAAAATATGCAAAAACAAAAACAACAGGATATTTGGAATCAAACGTTTGTCAAAGATATCCAAGGGGTAGCAATTACTGTTAAGGGAACGACGACAGTCAATGATGCAGTGATTAGTCTTTTTCTTGAGGATGTTGGAACACTAATGGTGGTCAATGATCAAAATGAATTAGAAGGCATTGTCTCACGAAAAGATCTGTTGAAAGTTACTTTAGGTAACGCACAGGCAGCATCAATGCCTGTACAGCTTGTGATGACCAAACAGCCAAAGGTCTATACGATTGAGCCGGAGAAAACAGCGTTTGAAGCGGCACAAATGATGGTCTATTATGAAGTGGACAGTTTACCAGTCGTTAAATCTGCAGAGAATAGCCAGGCATTGAAAGTAATTGGTCGCATTACCAAAACAAATATAGTCAAAGCTTTAATTGAGATGGGATCAGAAGCATAA